TGGTTATCAAATCTATTCAACTTTTGCTGTTGTCATTATTGCGTTCGCCTATGCAGCCCTACAGCTTTTTTATGTTTATGACCCAATATGGTTTTTAGACAAACTCATATTCATTAGTAGCATGATGACAGGTATTTTAGCATTACTTTTAGGGAAGAACACTCAACATTGCATCACCATCTTAGTTTTAGGTCAGTCCATTGGAGAACTATTTTTTTGGATAGTTGCCTACCGAATTGTGCATGTGCAGGTTGAAATTGGCTATTTGGCTTATATGGAAACGTTAACTGTATCTTCGTTGTGTGTAGGTGTTTGGTTTGCTTTTAAATGGGTGACAAAATCATTAGAGCAGTTCGTGGATAAATCAGTGAAGGGGAAGGGACGAATTTTATGAATGAATATACGTACCCGATTTTATTAGGGGTTATCGCGGGAGTTGCATGTCGATTATATATGTTAAAAACTGATTATCGTCAATATCCCACCTATTTGCATGGGAAAATCATTCATGTTGCTTTAGGAGTGATTGCTGCTGGTTTAGGTACAGTGGCTGTTCCTGCCATTATGCAAAAGGAATTTACTGCTATCACTTTTTTAACAGTTGCAGCCTCACAGTTTCGTGAAGTACGAAACATGGAGCGCAATACCTTGTCTGAATTAGATAAATATGAGCTTGTTCCACGAGGGAAAACATATATAGAAGGGGTAGCAATTGCATTTGAAAGTCGCAATTATTTAGTTATTTTTACATCATTATTTGTTACGCTTGCTTATTTACTGACGAACGTTTGGGTTAGTATAGTTGTAGCGATAGTTTGTATTATTTTATCGAAAATATTGATGTCTGGCGGGAAGTTGGGAGATATTGTTGAGGTAGAATACGTAAAGCCACGGTTTGATGGAGCAGGTCTTTATGTAGACAATATTTACATCATGAATATCGGGATCCCAGAAAAACGTGAATTAGTATTAAAGTATGGGATGGGCTTTGTGTTAAAACCAAAGTCTTTTAATGCAAGAGCCACCATTGCAAACTTAGGACAGCGTCAGGCAGTGCTGCACGATGTTTCCACTGCGTTAGGAATTATTCGGGATAGCGGTGAGCCTTCGCTCGTACCGTTAGCAAAAAGGGATTTAGACGATGGTAGAATAGGGGTGTTCGTTTTGCCTCAAAAACAAGATCATGAATTTGGCATCCGAGTCATTCAAAATGTTCCAACATTAGAAAGTGCTATTCGAATGCCGTCGGAATCAGACGCCAATAAGAAGGGGCGGTTTTTTCGATTATGATATTAGAAAAGACGATTTTAGCAGTAATTACGACAGACAAGACAAAAATTCAAGGGTCTACCGCAGCATTCATTTGTAAAGATCGGGAGGAAATGGATTTGTTTGCCAAACATTTAGAAGCTATTCTAGATGGCATTGCACACGCCATAGGGGAAGATGTTTATGTCATCGTGAAGCATTTTTAAGCCTTGTTGTCGATTACATGAAACTACTATATAATATGATAGTTAGCCCTTCTCATAGTGGAAGGGTTTCTTTTCTGAAATCATTCATAATCATATCGTTTTATGAAAAAAAGAGAGATTGTTTGACTGCAATACACGTGAAGACGTTTGTAACGGTGAGCAGACAAGCTTTATCGATTTGAATATTAACAATGAAAATTAGAAAAGCCTTGGATTAATGTTTTAGGAAGGATGTTGTAAAGTGCCGAAACATGTAGTAGCCATTGTCGGTCGCCCTAATGTAGGGAAGTCGACAATTTTCAACCGAATTGTAGGAGATCGTGTATCCATTGTAGAAGATATCCCGGGAGTAACGCGTGATCGAATTTACTCTCGTGCCGAATGGTTAACGCATCAATTTAATATTATTGACACAGGTGGAATTGAAATAGGAGATGCTCCATTTCTAGCCCAAATTCGTCATCAAGCTGAACTTGCGATAGAAGAAGCGGACGTCATTTTGTTTATCGTTAATGGTCGTGAAGGTTTAACACCGGCTGATGAAGAAGTTGCCAAAATACTCTATCGTTCAAACAAGCCTGTT
The Bacillus kexueae DNA segment above includes these coding regions:
- a CDS encoding YIEGIA family protein; translation: MNEYTYPILLGVIAGVACRLYMLKTDYRQYPTYLHGKIIHVALGVIAAGLGTVAVPAIMQKEFTAITFLTVAASQFREVRNMERNTLSELDKYELVPRGKTYIEGVAIAFESRNYLVIFTSLFVTLAYLLTNVWVSIVVAIVCIILSKILMSGGKLGDIVEVEYVKPRFDGAGLYVDNIYIMNIGIPEKRELVLKYGMGFVLKPKSFNARATIANLGQRQAVLHDVSTALGIIRDSGEPSLVPLAKRDLDDGRIGVFVLPQKQDHEFGIRVIQNVPTLESAIRMPSESDANKKGRFFRL
- a CDS encoding capping complex subunit for YIEGIA, encoding MILEKTILAVITTDKTKIQGSTAAFICKDREEMDLFAKHLEAILDGIAHAIGEDVYVIVKHF